One segment of Solanum stenotomum isolate F172 chromosome 1, ASM1918654v1, whole genome shotgun sequence DNA contains the following:
- the LOC125853373 gene encoding uncharacterized protein LOC125853373 — protein sequence MASATTRASFIFNLSSSPSLTQPSTPKPKTHLTFPPFHLKSHSVSSFYRYPKPQFNLQPKSIDVSQEDKPISEQPITETPTSESEQEQEEEKFDNRRLEEKFAVLNTGIYECRSCGYKYNEATGDPSYPIPPGLPFDKLPEDWRCATCGAAKSFFDSKSVEIAGFAQNQQYGLGGNTLTSGQKALLIYGGLLLGFVFFLSGYFLQ from the coding sequence ATGGCTTCAGCAACCACAAGAGCTTCCTTCATATTCAACCTCTCTTCATCACCTTCACTCACACAACCATCCActccaaaacccaaaacccatcTCACATTCCCACCATTTCACCTCAAATCCCACTCAGTTTCATCTTTTTACAGATACCCAAAACCCCAATTCAATCTACAACCCAAATCCATTGATGTCTCCCAAGAAGACAAACCGATCTCCGAACAACCGATTACCGAGACACCCACTTCGGAATCCGAGCAGGAGCAGGAAGAGGAGAAATTTGACAATAGGAGGCTTGAGGAGAAGTTTGCGGTGCTGAATACTGGGATTTATGAGTGTAGGTCTTGTGGGTACAAGTATAATGAAGCTACTGGAGACCCCTCTTATCCTATTCCTCCTGGGTTGCCGTTTGATAAGCTGCCGGAGGATTGGAGGTGTGCGACTTGCGGTGCTGCGAAGAGTTTCTTTGATAGCAAGAGTGTGGAGATTGCTGGGTTTGCTCAGAATCAGCAGTATGGGTTAGGTGGTAATACTCTTACCTCTGGCCAAAAGGCACTGCTTATATATGGTGGATTGCTTTTGGGATTTGTGTTCTTCTTGTCTGGTTATTTCCTTCAATAA
- the LOC125853359 gene encoding probable transcription factor At5g28040: MDSVPNRHHQASYDNLDYEVDMDLEGDEDSTSSPSIAGEVTIAVAGVSTGDSGAGMMNPGKRPRIDDFAIPVILPGAVKKPSAAFDESRKLFQRLWTDEDEIELLRGFLEYTTQRGLNTSSPQHHYDTTAFYEQIKSKFQLDFNKNQLVEKLRRLKKKYRTVVSKMGSGKDFVFKSAHDQVTFDISHRIWSTGGSYARSSPGGSVGFSAPPLEDGGVGLGLEDDEDVNPNPNPDSIVLYHSPKFNLNSNPNGIAIKTPRSQKRSPVPLEAVKVEHQPYQPPGVRINVQMPATNSNPVAAAPAAPPVSGVAAPQVSGVAAPPVAGVAASAPTTVAASVPNLIEETVRNCVSPIFKELMNNVANLNGSARGFGFGFGGMGMSPIPLGLGQGQGLGFGGGAMSMEMMRDEKWRKQQMLELEVYSKRLELVQDQVKAQLEELRSMGSNN; the protein is encoded by the coding sequence ATGGATTCTGTACCAAATCGTCATCACCAGGCATCCTACGACAACCTCGATTATGAGGTTGATATGGACCTGGAAGGTGATGAGGATTCTACCTCTTCCCCCTCCATCGCCGGTGAGGTGACCATAGCGGTCGCCGGCGTGTCCACAGGAGATTCCGGAGCTGGAATGATGAATCCGGGAAAACGCCCTAGGATTGACGACTTCGCCATTCCGGTCATTCTGCCCGGAGCGGTAAAGAAGCCATCGGCTGCTTTTGATGAGTCGCGCAAGCTTTTTCAGAGGCTTTGGACGGATGAGGATGAGATTGAGTTGTTGCGAGGATTTCTGGAGTACACCACCCAGCGTGGCCTGAACACTTCTTCCCCGCAGCACCATTACGATACCACCGCATTTTACGAGCAGATCAAGTCGAAATTCCAGCTGGATTTCAACAAAAACCAGCTTGTGGAGAAACTCCGCCGACTGAAGAAAAAGTACAGGACTGTGGTGAGCAAGATGGGATCTGGCAAGGACTTTGTTTTCAAAAGTGCTCATGATCAGGTAACTTTCGACATCTCTCACAGGATCTGGAgtactggaggctcttatgcCCGCAGCAGCCCTGGAGGCTCTGTTGGTTTCTCCGCCCCACCGCTAGAAGATGGTGGTGTTGGATTGGGATTGGAGGATGATGAGGATGTTAACCCTAACCCTAATCCTGATTCAATTGTCCTTTATCATAGCCCTAAGTTTAATCTTAACTCTAACCCTAATGGAATTGCCATCAAAACTCCAAGATCACAGAAAAGGTCCCCAGTACCTTTAGAAGCTGTTAAAGTTGAGCATCAGCCTTATCAGCCACCTGGGGTCCGCATTAATGTGCAAATGCCGGCCACAAACTCCAACCCGGTGGCAGCTGCCCCTGCTGCACCACCAGTGTCTGGAGTTGCTGCACCACAGGTGTCTGGAGTTGCTGCACCACCGGTGGCTGGAGTTGCTGCATCAGCTCCCACCACGGTGGCTGCTTCTGTGCCTAACCTGATTGAGGAAACAGTGAGGAACTGTGTATCACCAATTTTCAAGGAGCTGATGAACAATGTGGCCAATTTGAATGGGTCTGCTAGAGGGTTTGGGTTTGGCTTTGGAGGAATGGGGATGAGTCCAATCCCGCTGGGGCTGGGGCAGGGGCAGGGGCTGGGGTTTGGGGGAGGTGCAATGAGCATGGAAATGATGAGGGATGAGAAATGGAGGAAGCAGCAAATGCTGGAGCTGGAGGTTTATTCGAAGAGGTTGGAATTGGTTCAGGATCAGGTGAAAGCACAATTGGAGGAGCTGAGATCAATGGGAAGtaataattga
- the LOC125853374 gene encoding guanosine deaminase produces the protein MEEANVVEAKDGTISVASAFAGHQEAVRDRDHKFLTQAVEEAYKGVECGDGGPFGAVVVCNNEVVVSCHNMVLKHTDPTAHAEVTAVREACKKLNRIELADCEIYASCEPCPMCFGAIHLSRIKRLVYGAKAEAAIAIGFDDFIADALRGTGFYQKAQLEIQKADGKGALIAEQVFEKTKEKFSLY, from the exons ATGGAAGAAGCAAATG TTGTTGAAGCTAAGGACGGAACTATCTCAGTAGCCTCTGCATTTGCTGGTCACCAAGAAG CTGTACGGGACAGAGACCACAAATTCTTGACACAAGCGGTCGAAGAAGCTTACAAAGGTGTAGAATGTGGAGATGGAGGCCCATTTGGTGCAGTTGTTGTTTGCAATAATGAAGTAGTTGTTAGCTGCCATAACATGGTTTTGAAGCATACTGACCCTACAGCTCATGCCGAGGTCACAGCAGTAAGAGAG GCATGTAAGAAGCTCAATCGAATTGAGCTTGCAGATTGTGAGATCTATGCTTCTTGTGAGCCCTGTCCGATGTGCTTTGGTGCTATCCATCTATCACGCATCAAG AGGTTGGTATATGGAGCCAAAGCTGAAGCTGCAATTGCCATTGGGTTCGATGATTTCATTGCAGACGCTCTCAGAGGTACTGGATTTTATCAGAAAGCTCAGTTAGAGATCCAGAAGGCTGATGGTAAAGGAGCCCTAATAGCCGAGCAAGTATTTGAGAAGACCAAAGAGAAGTTCTCCCTTTATTGA
- the LOC125856022 gene encoding protein FAR1-RELATED SEQUENCE 5-like yields the protein MKFNSEEESYNAYNSYALAKGFGVRKSSKTYNINKEVTRRLFLCSCEGKSDKLSLFQERKRQRLEYRYGCMARIKFKISNGIWEVCEFNDVHSHPMIEDNLKHFIQSGRKLTSATKSILGSMVDAGIRTKKVVRYLHNEAGGIENAGFIEQDAHNFIQAHKRNMISSGDAQTMINHFMHLQSKDSNFFYSFQVDEDGRLCNFFWRDSISKLHYECFGDVMIFDTTYRTNRYDMICAPFVGVNNHWKNTFFGCAFLCNETSGSFVWLFQTFLKAMGGKTPKTIFTDQAPAIAFAIKEVFPGTCHRLCEWHIDRNAQKNIPQLYFKSEFRYCFDTLLWRCNSESEFEIVWKKMIDDWDCASNTWLQKLYDLRKKWCPVFSRSTFSADIKSTQISESTNRVFTEMSCKTMSITEFVKHYEQRTIEMRDIEAIEDYKSRGDPKIFIEDCGILKHAAKVYTRRIYTRFQHEFLQGTTKRVINIETEGSLTKYTILKGESEKTEIVQFNALDNSIICSCHMFESMGWLCCHALKVLFFDLNFSSIPEKYILKRWSKNAKHENGFAEYTKKKGTTKSSMAIRLNGLMKESFIVMILAANDIDSEEIARRYLYQARVEITKHQSELYGGNCDKNRHKFDSSVDPFIGAKDRILDSIKKKGKGNGYSRMKPKGEKKKKKTSQVTFKSKAGQKHEHEKTMNFDIQSDSMQQIQHESMGLSFELHGDSSNIFPQFLTQNLNSQSEACMQSQQSNKQIFEENSI from the exons ATGAAATTTAATTCTGAAGAAGAATCATACAATGCATATAATTCATATGCTCTGGCCAAAGGTTTCGGTGTTCGAAAAAGTTCAAAGACTTACAACATAAATAAAGAAGTAACAAGACggttatttctttgttcttgtGAAGGAAAATCTGATAAGCTATCCCTTTTTCAAGAAAGGAAGCGACAAAGATTAGAATATAGATATGGTTGTATGGCTcgtataaaatttaaaatttcaaatggGATATGGGAAGTATGTGAATTCAATGATGTGCATAGTCATCCAATGatagaagataatttgaagCATTTCATACAATCGGGTCGTAAACTTACAAGTGCTACTAAAAGTATTCTTGGTTCTATGGTGGATGCCGGTATTCGTACAAAAAAAGTGGTTCGATACCTTCATAATGAAGCTGGTGGAATTGAAAATGCGGGATTTATTGAACAAGATGCTCATAACTTTATACAAGCACATAAGAGGAATATGATTAGTAGTGGAGATGCTCAAACCATGATAAATCATTTTATGCATTTACAATCAAAGGATTCAAacttcttttattcttttcaagTTGATGAAGATGGCAGATTGTGTAATTTCTTTTGGAGAGATAGTATATCTAAATTGCACTATGAATGTTTTGGGGATGTGATGATCTTTGACACTACTTATCGTACAAATAGATATGACATGATTTGTGCTCCATTTGTTGGTGTGAATAACCATTGGAAAAATACTTTCTTTGGATGTGCATTTTTATGCAATGAAACAAGTGGTTCTTTTGTTTGgctttttcaaacatttttgaaaGCAATGGGAGGGAAAACACCAAAAACAATCTTTACTGATCAAGCTCCTGCCATAGCTTTTGCTATTAAGGAAGTTTTTCCTGGAACATGTCATAGATTGTGTGAATGGCACATTGATAGAAATGCTCAAAAAAATATACCACAACTTTACTTTAAATCAGAATTTCGATACTGCTTTGATACTCTCTTGTGGAGGTGCAATTCAGAATCAGAATTTGAGAtagtatggaaaaaaatgataGATGATTGGGATTGTGCAAGTAATACTTGGCTTCAAAAATTGTATGATctaagaaaaaaatggtgtcCTGTATTTAGCCGTTCTACTTTCTCAGCAGATATCAAATCGACCCAAATAAGTGAGAGCACAAATAGAGTCTTCACTGAAATGTCATGCAAGACAATGAGTATAACGGAGTTTGTAAAGCATTATGAGCAACGAACAATTGAAATGCGTGATATTGAAGCTATAGAGGATTATAAATCTCGGGGTGATCCTAAAATTTTCATTGAAGATTGTGGGATATTAAAGCATGCTGCTAAGGTGTACACAAGGAGAATTTACACAAGATTTCAACATGAATTTCTACAAGGGACAACCAAAAGAGTAATCAATATTGAAACTGAAGGGAGTCtaacaaaatatacaattttaaagGGTGAAAGTGAGAAAACTGAAATTGTCCAGTTCAATGCTCTTGACAATTCTATTATTTGTAGTTGTCATATGTTTGAATCCATGGGTTGGTTATGTTGTCACGCACTTAAGGTTTTGTTCTTTGACTTGaatttttcttctattcctGAGAAATACATTTTGAAAAGATGGTCTAAGAATGCTAAGCATGAGAATGGATTTGCGGAGTACACCAAAAAGAAGGGAACAACAAAATCTTCTATGGCAATTCGTTTGAATGGGTTAATGAAAGAATCATTTATTGTCATGATTTTAGCTGCAAATGATATAGATTCAGAAGAAATTGCTAGAAGGTATTTGTACCAAGCAAGAGTTGAGATTACTAAGCATCAAAGCGAATTATATGGTGGAAATTGTGACAAAAACAGACACAAATTTGATTCATCTGTTGATCCTTTTATTGGGGCTAAGGATCGAATTTTGGattcaattaagaaaaaaggaaagggaAATGGATATTCAAGAATGAAGCCAAAAggtgagaaaaaaaagaaaaagacatcaCAGGTGACATTCAAAAGCAAGGCAGGACAAAAACATGAACATgaaaaaacaatgaattttGACATACAATCAGACTCAATGCAACAAATACAACATGAATCTATGGGATTAAGTTTTGAG TTACATGGAGATTCGTCCAATATATTTCCTCAATTTTTGACTCAAAATCTGAATTCACAATCTGAAGCTTGTATGCAGAGTCAACAATCAAACAAACagatatttgaagaaaattCAATTTGA
- the LOC125853388 gene encoding 40S ribosomal protein S24-1-like gives MADKAVTIRTRKFMTNRLLARKQFIVDVLHPGRANVSKAELKEKLARMYEVKDTNAIFVFKFRTHFGGGKSTGFGLIYDSVENAKKYEPKYRLIRNGLDTKVEKSRKQMKERKNRAKKVRGVKKTKAGDAKKK, from the exons ATGGCGGACAAGGCAGTCACTATTCGTACCCGCAAGTTCATGACCAACAGGCTTCTCGCCAGGAAGCAATTC attgTTGATGTACTTCATCCTGGAAGAGCCAATGTCTCAAAG GCTGAGCTGAAGGAGAAGTTGGCTAGGATGTATGAGGTGAAGGACACCAATGCTATTTTTGTTTTCAAGTTTCGCACACATTTTGGAGGTGGGAAATCAACaggatttggtttgatttatgatTCCGTTGAGAATGCCAAGAAGTATGAGCCAAAGTATAGGCTCATCAGG AATGGGCTTGACACCAAGGTTGAGAAGTCTAGGAAACAAATGAAGGAAAGGAAGAACAGAGCCAAGAAGGTCCGAGGTGTAAAGAAG ACCAAGGCTGGTGATGCTAAGAAGAAATGA
- the LOC125853360 gene encoding uncharacterized protein LOC125853360, with amino-acid sequence MAAAPFLLESNLKWNPLLYTPNPIQYTRLIHYQKLTPSKFSKPSKLTVKCFSKNHKNVCFNDGNGLEMKNKENPFEIVVKSVMKALKALQKPAVAAVLVGLLLMYDPNSALAASGGRIGGKSFSSSRSSAPSRGYSTRTAGPSFSYSAPYYAPSPFGFSGGGVYVGPAVGFGSSAFLVMMGFAAFIMVSGFLSDRSEGSVLTATDKTSVLKLQVGLLGLGRSLQKDLNRIAEVADTSTPEGLSFVLTETTLALLRHPGYCISAYSSVDVKRSMEEGENRFNQLSIEERGKFDEETLVNVNNIRRKSSTSQRANGFSNEYIVVTILVAAEGVYKLPAINGSGDLKEALQKIASIPSSRTLAVEILWTPQNENDTLSERELLEDYPLLRPL; translated from the exons ATGGCTGCTGCACCCTTCTTGCTTGAATCAAACCTTAAATGGAACCCTTTGCTGTATACTCCAAACCCAATACAGTATACCCGTTTAATCCATTATCAAAAGCTTACACCTTCAAAATTCTCCAAACCCTCTAAGCTGACCGTCAAATGTTTCAGCAAGAATCATAAAAATGTCTGCTTTAATGATGGGAATGGGTTGGAAATGAAGAATAAAGAAAACCCATTTGAGATAGTTGTCAAAAGTGTCATGAAAGCTCTCAAAGCCTTGCAGAAGCCAGCTGTAGCGGCTGTATTGGTGGGGTTGTTGTTGATGTATGATCCGAATTCAGCATTGGCTGCTTCTGGTGGGAGGATAGGTGGCAAGTCGTTCTCGTCGTCGCGGAGCTCGGCTCCGTCTAGGGGGTATTCTACGAGGACAGCAGGGCCTAGTTTTTCGTATTCAGCTCCGTATTATGCGCCCTCCCCTTTTGGGTTTAGTGGGGGTGGTGTTTATGTAGGTCCAGCTGTTGGTTTTGGGTCAAGTGCGTTTCTGGTTATGATGGGTTTTGCTGCCTTTATTATGGTTTCTGGGTTTCTGTCTGATCGGTCCGAGGGCAGTGTACTTACTGCTACTGACAAAACTAGTGTGCTCAAGCTACAG gttggGTTGTTAGGGTTGGGTAGATCACTTCAAAAGGATCTCAACCGGATTGCTGAAGTGGCAGATACATCCACACCAGAGGGTTTAAGCTTCGTCTTGACAG AGACGACATTAGCTTTGCTTCGACACCCTGGTTATTGCATTTCAGCTTATTCATCT GTTGATGTCAAGAGGAGCATGGAGGAAGGCGAGAATCGATTCAATCAACTTTCCATTGAGGAACGTGGTAAATTTGATGAAGAGACACTTGTGAATGTGAACAACATTAGAAGGAAAAGCTCTACGAGCCAGAGGGCAAATGGATTTAGCAATGAATACATAGTG GTTACAATCTTGGTTGCTGCTGAAGGTGTTTATAAATTGCCTGCTATTAACGGAAGTGGAGACTTGAAAGAAGCGTTGCAAAAGATTGCTTCTATTCCTTCCAGTAGAACACTG GCAGTTGAGATTTTATGGACTCCACAGAACGAAAACGACACATTATCAGAACGAGAACTTCTTGAGGATTACCCTCTCTTGCGACCTCTGTAA
- the LOC125853377 gene encoding agamous-like MADS-box protein AGL29 has product MENKKSRGRQKIPMKKIEKQDDLYASFSKRRLGLHKKASDLVFECDVDIGMIYFSPKGNPFSFFHPNVDAVISRFQNLDIEFSESALLVTAGNREKVNELKNRLDELDIIEDIAIAKKKSYDDVIEARKRGWWESIEQLNASEVTKFEAWMDTTNFNMQNRLNELKNGASSS; this is encoded by the coding sequence ATGGAGAATAAGAAGAGTAGAGGACGCCAAAAGATAccaatgaaaaaaatagaaaaacaagaTGACCTATATGCTAGCTTTTCAAAGCGTCGTCTAGGTTTACACAAAAAAGCTAGCGATCTCGTCTTTGAATGCGATGTCGACATTGGAATGATATATTTTTCTCCTAAAGGTAAtcctttctcattttttcatCCAAATGTTGATGCCGTTATTTCTCGTTTTCAGAATCTTGATATAGAATTCAGTGAAAGTGCTCTTCTGGTCACGGCTGGTAACCGAGAAAAAGTGAATGAACTCAAAAACAGGCTTGATGAACTTGATATCATAGAAGACATTGCAATTGCTAAGAAAAAATCATATGATGACGTGATTGAAGCTAGAAAGAGAGGTTGGTGGGAGTCGATTGAGCAGCTTAATGCATCTGAAGTAACCAAGTTTGAAGCTTGGATGGATACTACTAATTTTAACATGCAGAATCGCTTGAATGAATTGAAAAATGGAGCTTCGTCCTCATAA